A genomic region of Gemmata massiliana contains the following coding sequences:
- a CDS encoding WD40 repeat domain-containing protein, translated as MTHPRFGIGVGLALLFGTVSTASAQPGKAPPAAVPFKPFGSTPEQFWQSSVLRWTGQLSLDLEAIKGEIANAKLAPVVRAGINTQVENAILQTLELDQLVRKGVPRDKVFAAFADVEKSLNGLAAAINQNPIAKQATAASLARADGAYHQLSAAIGAGDNSADRIKRRLLRLTDSIDDNTEELRTISAEALPNERQLDRALGQYARDVRVLARRVRDDADANQIKQAYLAMGEHWGEVLGLVGRVRVLPAAVQSQSGRVDNLHRRLGSVLNLPPGPGAPLPPPGAPDVKRFSFAVGADTGGQPRVTVFADERGTVAYNFFAYDKSFDGGVRVDMSDLNGDRVPDLIVAPGPVRGPGAPLPVRVYDGRDLNLLVEFVPFPNWRGGVQVSGTDLTKDGRALIAVTAEGTQHIKVFDLAQGKEIDSFFAHDQKIAGGVRIGWGDANGDGIPDLFTVNGPSNVVTTVKVFNGKNRDVLGEFPVLDNKYRGGAYIVAGDVTGDNIANAIVGLDAGAVPLVRVFDLKGKMLVEWLAYDERFRGGVRVAMTARNRVVTGPGAGLKNSPLRIFDTGRVKAPLAEIVPFVGFDGPLSVGGR; from the coding sequence ATGACGCATCCTCGGTTCGGAATAGGGGTCGGACTCGCTCTCCTCTTCGGCACGGTCTCGACCGCATCGGCACAACCCGGCAAGGCGCCACCGGCCGCGGTCCCGTTCAAACCGTTCGGGTCCACGCCCGAGCAGTTCTGGCAGTCGTCCGTGCTCCGGTGGACCGGGCAACTGTCGCTCGATCTGGAAGCGATCAAGGGTGAAATCGCGAACGCGAAGCTCGCCCCGGTCGTGCGCGCCGGGATCAACACCCAGGTCGAAAACGCGATCCTGCAGACACTCGAACTCGATCAACTCGTGCGCAAGGGCGTACCGCGGGATAAGGTGTTTGCCGCGTTCGCGGACGTGGAGAAATCACTGAACGGGCTGGCAGCGGCGATCAACCAAAACCCGATCGCGAAGCAGGCGACCGCGGCGTCTCTGGCTCGCGCGGACGGCGCGTATCACCAGCTCTCCGCAGCGATCGGTGCCGGTGATAACAGCGCCGATCGCATCAAACGCCGGTTGCTCCGGCTCACGGACTCGATCGACGACAACACCGAAGAACTGCGGACCATCAGCGCGGAAGCGCTGCCGAACGAGCGGCAACTCGATCGTGCCCTCGGTCAATACGCGCGAGATGTGCGTGTGTTGGCGCGCCGGGTACGAGACGATGCGGACGCGAACCAGATCAAACAAGCGTATCTTGCGATGGGCGAGCATTGGGGCGAGGTGCTCGGACTGGTCGGTCGCGTGCGCGTGCTGCCGGCGGCCGTTCAATCGCAGTCCGGGCGCGTGGACAACCTGCACCGGCGCCTCGGCAGTGTGCTGAACCTCCCGCCCGGCCCCGGGGCACCGCTCCCGCCGCCGGGAGCGCCGGACGTCAAGCGGTTCTCGTTCGCGGTAGGGGCCGATACGGGCGGACAACCGCGCGTCACCGTGTTCGCGGATGAAAGGGGCACGGTCGCGTACAACTTCTTCGCGTACGACAAGTCGTTCGACGGTGGCGTCCGCGTGGACATGTCGGACCTCAACGGCGACCGCGTGCCGGATTTGATTGTGGCCCCCGGCCCGGTTCGGGGACCGGGAGCGCCGTTACCCGTCCGCGTGTACGACGGGCGCGACCTGAACCTACTCGTCGAGTTCGTACCGTTCCCCAACTGGAGGGGCGGGGTTCAGGTTTCCGGGACCGATCTGACGAAAGACGGCCGTGCACTCATCGCTGTGACTGCCGAGGGCACGCAGCACATCAAAGTCTTCGATCTCGCGCAGGGCAAGGAGATCGACAGCTTCTTCGCCCACGACCAGAAGATAGCCGGCGGCGTGCGGATCGGGTGGGGGGACGCGAACGGCGACGGAATCCCGGACCTGTTTACCGTGAACGGCCCCAGCAATGTGGTCACGACCGTGAAGGTGTTCAACGGGAAGAACCGTGACGTACTCGGCGAGTTCCCCGTGCTGGACAACAAGTACCGCGGGGGCGCGTACATCGTTGCGGGCGACGTAACCGGTGACAACATCGCGAACGCAATCGTCGGGCTCGACGCGGGCGCGGTTCCGCTGGTGCGCGTGTTCGATCTGAAGGGCAAGATGCTGGTCGAATGGCTGGCCTACGATGAGCGGTTCCGCGGGGGCGTTCGCGTCGCCATGACCGCCCGTAACCGCGTTGTGACTGGCCCCGGCGCCGGGCTGAAAAACAGCCCGCTGCGCATCTTCGACACCGGCCGCGTGAAGGCGCCGCTTGCCGAGATCGTGCCGTTCGTCGGCTTCGATGGCCCGCTGAGCGTGGGCGGGCGCTGA
- the coaD gene encoding pantetheine-phosphate adenylyltransferase: MSDSTLSPRVAVYTGTFDPVHYGHLDIIRRGSQLFDKLIVGVGINPDKKTLFNIEERVQLIRDVTSGRGNKADTLSNVEVLSFEGLAVRFVRDSGARIMLRGLRTLSDMEYEFTMSLMNLAQDPQIETLFLMAKEEFSHVSSSLLRQIAALDGNLSKFLPEPVRTALAERARR, translated from the coding sequence ATGTCCGACAGCACCCTGAGCCCGCGCGTGGCGGTTTACACCGGCACGTTCGACCCGGTCCACTACGGCCACCTGGACATCATCCGGCGCGGGAGCCAGTTGTTCGACAAGCTCATCGTCGGTGTCGGCATCAACCCCGACAAGAAAACGCTGTTCAACATTGAGGAGCGAGTGCAGCTCATTCGCGACGTGACGAGCGGCAGGGGGAACAAGGCCGACACGCTCTCGAACGTCGAGGTGCTGTCGTTCGAGGGCCTCGCCGTGCGGTTCGTCCGCGACTCCGGCGCCCGCATCATGCTCCGCGGGCTGCGCACGCTCTCCGACATGGAGTACGAATTCACCATGTCGCTCATGAACCTCGCTCAAGACCCGCAAATCGAAACGCTGTTCCTGATGGCGAAGGAAGAGTTCTCGCACGTCAGCTCGTCGCTGCTGCGGCAAATCGCCGCTCTGGACGGCAACCTGTCGAAGTTCCTCCCGGAACCCGTTCGGACCGCGCTCGCCGAGCGCGCGCGTCGATAG
- the tuf gene encoding elongation factor Tu, whose protein sequence is MHKVHVNVGTIGHIDHGKTTLTAAILAVQAQKGLAEAKRYDAIAKGGTKRDETKTVTINSAHVHYETATRHYAHTDCPGHADYVKNMITGAAQMDGAVLLISAVDGPMPQTREHVLLARQVGVPHLVVFVNKVDLVSDPELLDLIELETRDLLTRYGFDGDTVPFVRGNAKGALDHPSDPDFAGCIDNLLTALDAHVPAPVRKVDKPFLLAVEGVYSIEGLGTVVTGLIEQGRVATGDKVEVLGYGEAIESVVTGVEAFHQPLAAGVAGQNVGVRLRGVKADQVQRGQVLVAPKSIRPRARFRAEVYALRKDEGGRHTPFFNGYKPQFYVRTTDVTGVVTMPEDVEMVMPGDNARIEVNLDRPIVLEAGSRFAIREGGKTVGSGVVSEVLE, encoded by the coding sequence ATGCACAAGGTTCACGTCAACGTCGGCACCATCGGCCACATCGACCACGGCAAGACAACCCTGACGGCCGCCATCCTCGCGGTCCAGGCCCAAAAGGGGCTGGCCGAGGCGAAGCGTTATGACGCCATCGCCAAGGGCGGCACCAAGCGCGACGAAACCAAGACGGTCACCATTAACTCGGCGCACGTCCATTACGAGACGGCCACGCGGCACTACGCCCACACCGACTGTCCCGGACACGCGGACTACGTGAAGAACATGATTACCGGCGCCGCACAAATGGACGGTGCGGTGCTGCTGATCTCCGCCGTGGACGGCCCCATGCCGCAGACGCGCGAGCACGTGCTGCTCGCGCGGCAAGTGGGCGTACCGCACCTGGTGGTGTTCGTCAATAAAGTGGACCTCGTGTCCGACCCGGAGTTGCTCGATCTCATCGAACTCGAAACGCGCGATCTGCTCACGCGCTACGGGTTCGATGGGGACACGGTGCCGTTCGTTCGCGGCAACGCGAAGGGCGCGCTCGATCACCCCAGCGACCCGGACTTCGCCGGGTGCATCGACAACCTGCTCACAGCGCTCGACGCGCACGTTCCGGCCCCGGTGCGGAAGGTCGACAAGCCCTTCCTCCTCGCGGTCGAAGGCGTGTACTCGATCGAGGGTTTGGGCACAGTTGTGACGGGGCTGATCGAGCAGGGTCGGGTCGCCACGGGCGACAAGGTGGAAGTGCTCGGCTACGGCGAGGCCATCGAGTCGGTCGTCACCGGGGTCGAAGCGTTTCACCAGCCGCTCGCAGCGGGCGTCGCGGGGCAGAACGTCGGCGTGCGTCTGCGCGGCGTGAAGGCCGATCAGGTGCAGCGCGGTCAGGTGCTCGTCGCGCCGAAGTCGATCCGCCCGCGTGCGCGGTTCCGGGCCGAGGTGTACGCGCTGCGCAAGGACGAGGGCGGGCGCCACACGCCGTTCTTCAACGGGTACAAGCCCCAGTTCTACGTCCGCACCACGGACGTGACCGGGGTGGTGACCATGCCGGAGGACGTCGAGATGGTGATGCCGGGTGACAACGCCCGCATCGAAGTGAACCTCGACCGGCCCATCGTGCTGGAGGCGGGGAGCCGGTTCGCGATCCGCGAGGGCGGGAAGACCGTCGGCTCGGGCGTCGTGAGTGAGGTTCTGGAGTAA
- a CDS encoding zinc-dependent alcohol dehydrogenase, with protein MVRARQAVITEPFKTTVREVEIPDPAPNQILIGAEYSAISAGTELAVYTGTHQWLKDPAMPDWKFPFRSGYSAAGRVLKVGKDFPGGFAEGDRVSFPGNHASAELLTVGHERCRVWKIPDNLSFDKAAIACISRYGMGVSVRAGLTVGRSAAVLGLGIIGQFSLRCLLAAGAGPVVGIDAVKMRRDAALAAGADHVIDPTAGDIKQQLNAFLGTKGAEIVGDATGVPDAIPTAMSLAGDAGQVVVVGSPRGKAKEVNFYDDLHRRYIEVTGAHGNMLFEPAHTRLAGAWDIDKAQKWLIRQLAAGRLSLAGLVTHTITPEQLGDAYEGLLKDKDNYLGVLMKWV; from the coding sequence ATGGTTCGTGCCAGGCAAGCCGTCATTACCGAGCCGTTCAAAACGACCGTGCGCGAGGTCGAAATCCCCGATCCCGCCCCGAACCAGATCCTCATCGGGGCCGAATACTCGGCGATCAGCGCCGGCACCGAACTGGCCGTGTACACGGGCACGCACCAGTGGCTCAAAGATCCCGCGATGCCGGACTGGAAGTTCCCGTTCCGCTCGGGGTACTCCGCCGCGGGCCGCGTGCTGAAGGTCGGCAAAGACTTCCCAGGCGGCTTCGCGGAAGGCGACCGCGTGAGTTTCCCCGGCAACCACGCCTCGGCGGAACTCCTCACGGTGGGTCACGAGCGCTGCCGCGTGTGGAAGATTCCCGACAATCTGAGTTTCGATAAGGCTGCGATCGCGTGCATCTCGCGCTACGGGATGGGCGTTTCCGTGCGCGCGGGGCTGACCGTGGGCCGCAGCGCTGCGGTGCTGGGGTTGGGCATCATCGGGCAGTTCTCGCTGCGGTGCCTGCTCGCCGCGGGCGCGGGGCCGGTCGTCGGCATCGACGCAGTGAAGATGCGCCGTGACGCAGCACTCGCGGCCGGCGCCGACCACGTCATCGACCCCACGGCCGGCGACATCAAGCAACAACTGAACGCCTTCCTGGGGACGAAGGGTGCGGAGATCGTCGGCGATGCGACCGGCGTGCCCGACGCGATCCCGACCGCGATGAGCCTCGCGGGCGACGCGGGTCAGGTGGTCGTGGTGGGCAGCCCGCGCGGAAAGGCGAAGGAAGTAAACTTCTACGACGACCTGCACCGCCGTTACATTGAGGTGACCGGCGCGCACGGGAACATGCTGTTCGAGCCGGCGCACACGCGACTCGCGGGCGCCTGGGACATCGACAAAGCCCAAAAGTGGCTCATTCGCCAGCTCGCCGCCGGCCGACTGAGCCTCGCGGGGTTGGTGACGCACACCATCACCCCGGAGCAACTCGGCGACGCCTACGAGGGGCTGTTGAAGGACAAGGACAACTACCTCGGCGTCCTGATGAAGTGGGTGTAA
- a CDS encoding site-2 protease family protein — MLVEPERTPYDLRFRVLRFPVRVHPWFWIANALMGSRLLDIGPEFLLTWVAVVFVSILVHELGHAIAFRLFGTDAEIVLYAFGGLAIPWATVSGRWRRIIVSLAGPFAGFLLCGLVYGSNQAFEWAGPRSSLVVLYAYGSLIFVNLIWGFVNLLPVFPLDGGQVSRELCIKFWGRRGQRISLQISFGCALLLVAYSIFCVMDQRGAGAGFTDQLPSWVPTGTVYTAILFGVLAYQSYQLLQRIEWTDTHWDDRVPWER; from the coding sequence GTGCTGGTGGAACCGGAACGAACACCATACGACCTCCGGTTCCGCGTGCTGCGGTTCCCGGTGCGCGTCCACCCGTGGTTCTGGATCGCCAACGCCCTTATGGGGTCGCGGTTGCTCGACATCGGACCCGAGTTCTTGCTCACCTGGGTCGCGGTCGTGTTCGTATCGATCCTGGTTCACGAACTGGGCCACGCGATCGCGTTCCGCCTGTTCGGTACGGACGCCGAAATCGTGTTGTATGCGTTCGGCGGGCTGGCGATCCCGTGGGCAACCGTATCCGGGCGCTGGCGCCGGATCATTGTTTCGTTGGCCGGGCCGTTTGCCGGGTTCTTACTGTGCGGGTTGGTATACGGGTCGAATCAGGCCTTCGAGTGGGCGGGGCCACGTTCGTCGCTCGTTGTACTGTACGCATACGGCAGTTTGATCTTCGTGAACCTGATTTGGGGATTTGTGAACCTGCTCCCCGTGTTCCCACTCGACGGCGGGCAGGTGAGCCGGGAACTGTGCATCAAGTTCTGGGGCCGGCGCGGGCAGCGGATCTCGTTGCAGATCTCCTTTGGTTGTGCGCTGCTCCTCGTGGCGTACTCCATCTTCTGTGTCATGGACCAGCGCGGCGCGGGTGCGGGGTTCACGGATCAGTTGCCGTCCTGGGTGCCTACCGGGACCGTCTACACGGCGATTCTCTTCGGTGTGCTCGCGTACCAGAGCTATCAACTTCTGCAACGAATCGAATGGACCGACACCCACTGGGACGATCGGGTTCCGTGGGAGCGATAG
- a CDS encoding PQQ-binding-like beta-propeller repeat protein, with translation MSRFLAVFALVLCFALPLHAADWPTFLGPTRDGVSTEKGIITSWPAKGLKKVWECELGIGFAPPVTADGRLFHADRFGDNVRLTAREAATGKQLWKYEYPTEYKDIYGYDPGPRACPVVDGDRVYLYGPDGVLCCLNVATGKEVWKVDTKAKYFFHQNFFGAGSVPVIDGDLLILPVGGSMKGPRPVDFRMVKPNGTGLVAFDKKTGAVKYATGDELASYSSPVITTLNGKKTGLYFGRGGLMGFDPQTGKSEFYYPWRARNEESVNASNPVVVGDKVLLTECYGVGGALLDLKGGKLKEVWTDKEKDAGDQSLMCHWNTPIHVNGFVYGSSGRHTEDSDLRCVELATGDVKWRQRRTKRCSLTLVDGHFVSLSEYGDLALIKVNATKYEEVSKYEVPGLEYPCWAAPVVSNGLLYVRGKEKLLALELIPVK, from the coding sequence ATGTCGCGATTCCTCGCGGTCTTCGCACTCGTTCTCTGTTTCGCGCTCCCGCTGCACGCGGCCGACTGGCCCACGTTTCTCGGCCCGACGCGCGACGGCGTTTCTACAGAGAAGGGCATTATCACTTCGTGGCCCGCGAAGGGGTTGAAGAAGGTCTGGGAGTGCGAACTCGGCATCGGGTTCGCGCCTCCGGTCACCGCCGACGGGCGGCTGTTCCACGCGGACCGCTTCGGCGACAACGTTCGCCTCACCGCGCGCGAAGCCGCAACGGGTAAACAACTCTGGAAGTACGAATACCCCACCGAATACAAGGACATTTACGGCTACGACCCCGGACCGCGTGCGTGCCCGGTGGTTGATGGCGACCGCGTGTACCTGTACGGTCCCGACGGCGTGCTCTGCTGCCTCAACGTTGCCACCGGGAAAGAGGTGTGGAAGGTCGATACGAAGGCGAAATACTTCTTCCACCAGAACTTCTTTGGTGCGGGGAGCGTGCCTGTCATCGACGGCGATTTGCTCATCCTGCCCGTCGGCGGGAGCATGAAAGGTCCGCGCCCGGTGGACTTCCGCATGGTGAAGCCGAACGGCACGGGGTTGGTCGCCTTCGACAAGAAGACCGGCGCCGTGAAGTACGCGACGGGCGACGAACTCGCGAGTTATTCCAGCCCGGTCATCACCACCCTCAACGGTAAGAAGACGGGCCTGTACTTCGGGCGCGGTGGGTTGATGGGCTTCGACCCGCAAACGGGCAAGAGTGAGTTCTACTACCCCTGGCGCGCGCGAAACGAGGAGAGCGTGAACGCGAGCAATCCCGTCGTTGTCGGCGACAAGGTTTTGCTCACCGAGTGCTACGGTGTGGGCGGCGCGCTTCTCGATCTGAAGGGCGGCAAACTGAAGGAAGTCTGGACCGACAAGGAGAAGGACGCGGGCGATCAGTCGCTGATGTGCCACTGGAACACGCCGATTCACGTAAACGGGTTCGTGTACGGCAGCAGCGGGCGCCACACGGAAGACTCTGACCTTCGGTGCGTCGAACTCGCAACCGGCGACGTGAAGTGGCGCCAGCGGCGCACGAAGCGGTGTAGCCTCACGCTCGTGGACGGGCACTTCGTCAGCCTGTCGGAATACGGTGACCTCGCGCTTATCAAAGTCAACGCGACCAAGTACGAAGAGGTGTCGAAGTACGAGGTGCCGGGGCTGGAGTACCCGTGCTGGGCCGCGCCCGTTGTGAGTAACGGCCTGCTCTACGTGCGCGGCAAGGAAAAGCTGCTCGCGCTGGAACTGATTCCGGTGAAGTGA
- a CDS encoding type II toxin-antitoxin system HicB family antitoxin, translating into MKYLIILEPTDTGYSAYSPDLDGCVAAGDSRDETIALMQEAIEFHLEGLALEGLPVPLPHAEAATVEVNA; encoded by the coding sequence ATGAAGTATCTGATTATTCTGGAGCCGACCGACACGGGCTATTCGGCCTATTCGCCGGATCTGGACGGGTGCGTCGCGGCCGGTGACAGCCGCGACGAGACAATCGCACTTATGCAAGAAGCGATCGAATTTCACCTCGAAGGCTTGGCTCTGGAAGGGCTACCGGTTCCGCTCCCGCATGCCGAAGCCGCCACTGTCGAGGTGAATGCCTGA
- a CDS encoding dienelactone hydrolase family protein, whose amino-acid sequence MIATDSVADITTPTGPMRTYFYAPHEPGRPPTARAGLVLYSEIFQQTPPVRRLALQFASLGYLVAVPEVYHAHEPAGCVLGYDDAGKNRGNALKQIIPMADFDADARAVVDALLAHRACNGSVGAVGICLGGHLAFRAALLPEVRATACFYPTDLHTGTLGKGGGADSLARAGEISGELLMVFGRQDPHVPSAGRRAIYDALESAGVWFTWHEFNAAHAFLRDEGERYDPSTARLAIGLAGDLFRRAL is encoded by the coding sequence ATGATCGCCACCGACTCCGTCGCCGATATCACTACCCCCACCGGCCCGATGCGGACGTATTTCTACGCCCCGCACGAGCCGGGGCGCCCCCCGACCGCGCGCGCGGGTTTGGTGCTGTACTCCGAAATCTTTCAGCAAACGCCCCCCGTGCGCCGGCTCGCGCTCCAGTTCGCGAGTTTGGGTTATCTGGTCGCAGTACCAGAAGTGTACCACGCACACGAACCGGCCGGGTGCGTGCTCGGCTACGACGACGCGGGGAAGAATCGCGGGAACGCACTGAAGCAAATCATCCCGATGGCGGACTTCGACGCAGACGCCCGCGCGGTGGTCGACGCACTCCTGGCTCACCGCGCGTGTAACGGCAGCGTGGGGGCGGTCGGCATCTGTCTCGGCGGGCACCTGGCGTTTCGTGCAGCACTGCTACCCGAAGTGCGAGCGACCGCGTGCTTCTACCCCACCGACCTCCACACTGGCACGCTTGGTAAAGGTGGCGGTGCGGACTCACTCGCCCGCGCCGGAGAGATTAGCGGAGAATTGCTGATGGTGTTCGGGCGCCAAGACCCGCACGTCCCCAGCGCGGGTCGCCGAGCGATCTACGACGCGCTCGAATCGGCCGGCGTGTGGTTCACCTGGCACGAGTTCAACGCCGCGCACGCTTTCCTGCGCGACGAAGGCGAGCGCTACGACCCGTCGACTGCACGGCTCGCAATCGGACTCGCAGGCGATCTCTTCCGCCGCGCGCTGTAA
- a CDS encoding type II toxin-antitoxin system HicA family toxin, with amino-acid sequence MTVREIIKTIEDDGWYLSRQKGSHRQFKHSTKSGLVTVAGHPPNTLAPKTVKSILRQA; translated from the coding sequence GTGACGGTGCGTGAAATAATCAAGACCATTGAGGACGATGGCTGGTATCTGTCTCGTCAGAAGGGCAGTCATCGGCAGTTCAAACATTCGACTAAATCGGGGCTGGTGACCGTGGCCGGACATCCGCCCAATACTTTGGCTCCCAAGACGGTCAAAAGCATCCTTCGCCAAGCGTGA
- a CDS encoding aminotransferase class V-fold PLP-dependent enzyme, translating into MDWSAFRAQFPVASTWAFLDHAAVAPLPTPAVTALHDYAQSLAANGITAYREWFHRLTHVRGLAARLVNAPHADDVYFVPNTTHGIGVVAEGFPWTPGDNVVLAAEEYPSNQYPWMNLTHRGVEVRIVPSRGNRIAIDDVRVAMNDRTRVLTVSAVEFASGFRQDLDALGALCRERDVFFFVDAIQALGVFPIDVQRTPIDALAADGHKWLLGPEGAGIGFVRREWVERLHPIGVGANSVVSPWAFTTIDFRLKPHAGRWEGGAYNMPGITAFGASLELLLNAGTENVQRRVIELTDYLCDRATALGWIVFSSREENEKSGIVSLTHPTLPSDEVLSRCRAAGIAVNSRAGRVRVSPHAYNTEGELDRFLAAV; encoded by the coding sequence ATGGATTGGTCCGCGTTCCGCGCGCAGTTCCCCGTCGCAAGTACCTGGGCGTTCCTCGATCACGCCGCGGTCGCGCCGCTGCCTACTCCGGCGGTGACGGCCCTACACGACTACGCCCAGAGCCTTGCGGCCAACGGCATCACCGCGTACCGCGAGTGGTTCCACCGCCTCACGCACGTTCGCGGGCTCGCCGCCCGGCTCGTCAACGCCCCGCACGCAGACGACGTGTATTTTGTACCGAACACAACGCACGGGATCGGTGTCGTTGCCGAAGGGTTCCCGTGGACCCCGGGCGACAACGTGGTGCTCGCGGCCGAGGAGTACCCGTCGAACCAGTACCCGTGGATGAACCTCACTCACCGCGGGGTCGAAGTGCGCATCGTCCCGAGTCGCGGAAACCGCATCGCGATCGACGACGTTCGGGTCGCGATGAACGACCGTACCCGGGTGCTTACGGTGTCCGCGGTCGAATTCGCCAGCGGGTTCCGCCAAGATCTCGATGCCCTCGGCGCGCTGTGCCGTGAGCGCGATGTGTTCTTCTTTGTGGACGCGATTCAGGCGCTCGGCGTGTTCCCGATCGACGTGCAAAGGACGCCTATTGACGCGCTCGCAGCGGACGGTCACAAGTGGCTGCTCGGCCCTGAGGGAGCGGGCATCGGGTTCGTGCGCCGCGAGTGGGTCGAGCGCCTGCACCCCATCGGAGTGGGGGCGAACAGCGTGGTGAGCCCGTGGGCGTTCACCACGATCGACTTCCGGCTGAAACCGCACGCGGGGCGCTGGGAGGGGGGGGCGTACAACATGCCCGGAATCACTGCGTTTGGTGCGAGCCTGGAGCTGCTCCTCAACGCGGGCACGGAGAACGTGCAGCGCCGCGTGATCGAGCTAACGGACTACCTGTGCGACCGGGCGACGGCCCTCGGCTGGATCGTGTTCAGTTCGCGCGAAGAAAACGAGAAATCCGGTATCGTGTCCCTCACGCACCCGACGCTCCCCTCCGATGAAGTATTAAGCCGGTGCCGCGCCGCCGGGATCGCGGTGAACAGCCGCGCCGGGCGCGTCCGGGTCAGCCCCCACGCTTACAACACCGAAGGCGAACTCGACCGGTTCCTGGCCGCGGTCTGA